In a genomic window of Wyeomyia smithii strain HCP4-BCI-WySm-NY-G18 chromosome 1, ASM2978416v1, whole genome shotgun sequence:
- the LOC129716775 gene encoding ras guanine nucleotide exchange factor R-like — MELEHLADDELDFEWRIRGLKETKGQDKLGKLTRLRQVLKNKSVSLPTTSSHIMSDVDNIYQCQARLQNILLNVEMAIRQNNAEQLKMCRSRLMPYQLRLSLITDSLIVANANKSLAKIKQTLARIQDFLMNQPTTNSEVKGDAGDVASDAETLQKLENPQLQSSMKESQQTQEQIQNQEPPQQQTAEQILMQQQREANQQLQHQLEDERRKLHQLQLQLQQEQQLLSRQQQQQHDSHQWEQWQNQQEQMHQQQVQQLQLQQQELQHLLQQERAKRQQLENQMGHLQQQQQNFSQLGDTANPSLDLNRQQEPGLLNDFMRFLRTQHRPNTPRSSGQAQSSDRFSQPVHKWPFEYAGQPNIIQLGEFLNQVNTYADTEGIEEQTLLRSIKHLLKGRALQWYTRSYLHLTNWEVFKSEIKQEFLPPNYSEIIKQDLYLRFQGPNESFTTFYRDLVAAFEIVEPAISETERLFIVKSHLNSDYTPIAAASRVSTVRELVTVCKDFEVSRSYSMRGRSATTYRSLWNKPEQRPGTNRMDIPNRPSFNRQPHYTAQINSMELSSELEENLNPRDILEREMLQHDIALRNEVDSNNVEEVNALRLQNNSRERPAMNPHPPTSGEQRTREWTPSIICWQCEKPGHTYPNCPNPKHYLFCYSCGRKGCTTRNCEACISRWRQLDSTNGPQHPGNRSWENPQ; from the exons ATGGAGCTCGAGCACTTGGCAGACGATGAGCTGGACTTTGAGTGGAGGATACGAGGATTAAAGGAGACAAAAGGACAGGACAAATTAGGAAAACTAACACGGCTGCGTCAAGTTTTAAAAAACAAGTCGGTTTCCTTGCCGACAACTTCTAGTCACATTATGTCCGACGTAGATAATATTTACCAATGCCAAGCAAGGTTACAAAATATTCTGTTAAACGTCGAAATGGCCATCAGGCAAAACAATGCAGAACAATTGAAGATGTGCCGATCGAGATTAATGCCTTATCAGCTTCGTCTCTCCCTAATTACCGATAGCTTGATCGTAGCAAATGCAAACAAATCGTTGGCTAAAATCAAGCAAACGTTAGCAAGAATTCAAGACTTTTTGATGAATCAGCCAACCACAAACTCAGAGGTAAAAGGCGATGCGGGTGACGTTGCGAGTGACGCGGAAACGTTACAAAAACTGGAGAATCCTCAACTGCAATCAAGTATGAAGGAATCCCAACAAACGCAAGAACAGATTCAAAATCAGGAGCCACCGCAGCAGCAAACGGCAGAACAAATTCTGATGCAGCAGCAGCGTGAGGCAAACCAACAGCTTCAGCATCAACTCGAAGACGAAAGGCGAAAACTGCACCAATTGCAGTTGCAATTGCAACAAGAGCAACAGTTGCTCTCAcggcaacagcaacaacagcacgATAGTCATCAGTGGGAACAGTGGCAGAATCAACAGGAGCAGATGCATCAACAGCAAGTACAACagttgcaactgcagcaacaggAGCTGCAGCATCTTTTGCAACAAGAAAGAGCAAAGCGGCAACAGCTGGAAAACCAGATGGGACAtctacaacaacagcagcaaaatttcAGTCAGTTAGGCGATACAGCGAATCCTTCGTTAGATTTGAATAGGCAACAGGAACCAGGGCTATT GAATGATTTTATGCGTTTCTTGCGAACACAACATAGACCAAACACACCACGCTCTAGTGGACAAGCACAAAGTTCGGATAGGTTTTCACAACCAGTACACAAATGGCCTTTCGAATATGCGGGTCAACCCAATATCATACAATTGGGCGAATTCCTAAACCAAGTAAACACATACGCGGACACCGAAGGAATTGAGGAGCAAACCCTCCTGCGTTCTATCAAGCATTTGCTGAAGGGGAGAGCTCTTCAATGGTACACACGATCTTACTTGCACCTAACCAATTGGGAGGTGTTCAAATCGGAAATTAAACAGGAATTTCTACCACCAAATTATTCCGAGATCATCAAGCAAGACTTATATTTGCGGTTTCAAGGCCCAAACGAATCATTCACCACGTTTTACAGGGACCTAGTAGCCGCCTTCGAAATTGTAGAGCCAGCAATTTCAGAGACAGAAAGACTATTTATCGTAAAATCTCACCTAAATTCAGACTACACCCCTATAGCAGCAGCCTCCAGAGTTAGCACAGTTAGAGAATTAGTCACAGTCTGTAAAGACTTCGAAGTGTCGCGATCTTACTCCATGCGAGGTAGATCTGCTACAACTTATCGTTCACTTTGGAACAAACCAGAACAGCGTCCGGGGACAAACAGGATGGACATTCCTAACCGGCCATCGTTCAACCGGCAACCGCATTACACAGCACAAATCAACTCAATGGAACTCAGCTCGGAActagaagaaaatttgaacccgCGGGACATTCTAGAACGCGAAATGCTTCAACACGATATTGCTCTACGTAATGAGGTAGATTCTAACAATGTGGAGGAAGTGAACGCACTGCGTTTACAGAATAACTCTAGAGAAAGGCCCGCAATGAATCCACATCCACCAACTAGTGGAGAGCAACGTACAAGGGAATGGACACCAAGCATCATATGTTGGCAGTGTGAAAAACCTGGTCACACTTATCCAAATTGTCCCAACCCGAAACATTACCTTTTCTGCTACAGTTGTGGAAGAAAAGGTTGCACCACTCGCAATTGCGAAGCATGTATCTCGAGATGGAGACAGCTAGATTCGACAAATGGTCCGCAGCATCCGGGAAACCGCAGTTGGGAGAACCCTCAATGA
- the LOC129730799 gene encoding transcription initiation factor TFIID subunit 3, whose product MAERYTHQLLKVVVAQVCQTIGWHSIQTTPLELMMDILDQYMRDITRLTHRYAELYNRTDPNLDDVALAYREMGINLGDLQEYLQFVDPITRPFEVPKYPLPKDSHLNFLKPGSKEVLSRPVHIPEHMPPMLVDSEEELEEANRRQMRQAQLLEGEEAQQAVTSVPSEDVKPEMGDFVEKFEEVAAEEITIMETSQNQEELTFKRPPEFGVEGLTGEAVRKPRPLTEEGRPTREISSVIMTTSGFISPAREGKLPDSKVPEIPEEKPKPPPPPPPVPVALPIAKMDDKFSKKAKKKPLEKEKKKDKKVEKKKDGSEKEAASRPVTPAANVIEAPPPNREAEDVKPVLTAPEHTPKTPTPLPDVKPPEIQLPPSESEKVSIPVAAVKPFEKVKKEKVPRKKRQPAQAKLKQTTPPTMVLNPAAMDIGSLFPSPHSMQGQLSPLSNQITPPKLPKPKRTKVTKKQAQQQYLEQMQQFPAPLNAQSILEMFSPSPGKKPLPGMFQPSLFASPQQQLQQMTPQKQTFPDNSAQTQLDILQKLHPSLEITPSPGPSSTAGGPVLQNTSPEKHKLNIFKKVAKKDTSPGAPPVTNQGPIIIIDDDKSPPHQPQFPVTPMNKKRLPKSTAGNFPFQDTLSSPDLPFNISMNSAEHSGIGLMSSFSREFSPPKTPSNMPKTPDIKLQSSSSSSASWMSDSGKLSAGPGQLFGDFSNFGLPAPVKEEKKKRQRQKQPRATNPKKAKNAQLLNELSLLQQFQQQQQHQQPPVSAAGIDKKPLHDAVSSYTKLLNQAMPSGLLSSQVRNPMFGMFPLPSGPGLIPENPLFNPFPGQPSFFPTGPFGMPAIPPRFDIGNLLRYPRPPKPQTTADIYDNLDPETKLAHTPLDLQKSTCNVAPLVPPSLQIEPITSLSSKPNPSRRQMPKDRPSPIQHQPPPPPQEHSLNLSTKTTNICNPMPAQSVIQKFPMSKSIVPPTVPVSAPAVPHMLGSKMLDSNLPGIPPTTIIPAEPMQHSLPPTVITPALNQPLATVAPATASVAPIALGETIVIGSDSDTNSQSTVTMAAMGAGSGTDIGNKKDKSEKRKNKEHKKDKRLKEGKIKKKKDKKDKNKNRDRDRERPKSSHSLHSDVPMTDSAPVDTSSVPSDEPGLQEQLRRKEKKEKKKEKLKKEKRKAKERVSAAAALEGTGGYRSATLDTLAGASSIPVGTATMVSSLEPRDHGDGAVPKLMLKLGSSANPSPRSNTPDVPSMDLGGSMKEEKLEVKREASPELARISALVTRPPKSKTPGPKSKIKEEEGTKLTKSLDHSSKMGGMAEVATVKPRPRGIQPLPDSIDLFSVTPSHNLSTGPGFKSAQSHSMSSTLGSVGGDSTPHSSRKLTKESKSSSKSHSHSSSGGASSSSSLSVSLGVTMPTPLSAPVNVKDADGNVVWICPACGRVDDGTPMIGCDGCDAWYHWVCVGIQVPPDSNEDWYCRVCIGKKQESHGDEKQRKRKKKDKKNPKD is encoded by the exons ATGGCGGAAAGGTACACGCATCAGTTGCTGAAGGTGGTGGTTGCCCAGGTATGTCAGACAATTGGCTGGCACTCGATCCAAACGACGCCGCTGGAATTAATGATGGATATCTTGGATCAGTATATGCGGGACATAACCCGGTTGACCCATCGCTACGCTGAACTTTATAATCGAACCGATCCGAATCTGGATGATGTTGCGTTGGCCTATCGGGAGATGGGTATCAATCTTGGGGATTTGCAGGAGTATCTGCAGTTTGTGGATCCGATTACTCGGCCGTTTGAGGTGCCGAAGTATCCACTGCCGAAAGATAGTCACTTGAATTTTCTAAAGCCTGGCAGCAAGGAGGTACTGTCCCGACCGGTGCACATACCCGAGCATATGCCTCCGATGTTGGTCGATTCGGAGGAGGAACTCGAAGAGGCAAACCGACGCCAGATGAGGCAGGCGCAGCTTTTGGAGGGAGAAGAGGCGCAGCAGGCTGTCACCTCGGTGCCGTCCGAAGATGTGAAACCCGAAATGGgtgattttgttgaaaaatttgaagaaGTAGCGGCCGAAGAAATAACGATTATGGAAACAAGTCAAAATCAGGAGGAATTAACCTTTAAACGTCCGCCCGAGTTTGGTGTTGAAGGGTTGACTGGTGAAGCGGTGCGGAAACCCCGACCTCTTACAGAGGAAGGTCGACCGACAAGGGAAATAAGCAGTGTGATTATGACGACTTCGGGGTTTATTTCCCCGGCTCGAGAAGGAAAGCTACCGGATTCCAAAGTTCCGGAAATTCCGGAGGAAAAACCAAAACCGCCACCTCCCCCGCCTCCAGTTCCGGTTGCTCTGCCGATAGCGAAAATGGAtgataaattttcgaaaaaagctaaaaagaagcctttggaaaaggaaaaaaagaaagataaaaaagttgagAAAAAGAAAGACGGAAGTGAAAAAGAGGCTGCTAGTAGACCGGTAACTCCAGCCGCTAATGTGATCGAAGCTCCCCCTCCGAATCGTGAGGCAGAGGATGTAAAGCCTGTTTTGACAGCACCGGAACATACACCGAAAACTCCGACGCCGTTGCCGGACGTTAAACCACCGGAAATACAGCTGCCTCCTTCGGAGTCCGAGAAGGTTTCTATACCAGTAGCAGCAGTAAAGCCGTTCGAAAaggtaaaaaaggagaaagtgcCCCGCAAGAAAAGGCAACCTGCACAGGCAAAACTTAAACAAACGACTCCCCCTACCATGGTATTAAATCCTGCTGCTATGGACATTGGAAGCTTGTTTCCATCACCGCACTCCATGCAAGGACAACTTTCTCCACTGTCTAATCAAATTACCCCTCCAAAACTCCCGAAGCCCAAGCGTACAAAGGTTACTAAGAAACAGGCACAGCAACAATACCTAGAACAGATGCAACAATTTCCGGCACCTCTCAACGCTCAGAGTATTCTTGAAATGTTCTCCCCGTCCCCAGGAAAGAAACCACTCCCAGGAATGTTTCAACCATCGCTTTTTGCATCGCCACAGCAACAACTGCAACAGATGACTCCTCAGAAACAAACATTTCCGGATAATTCTGCCCAGACTCAGTTGGACATTCTGCAGAAGCTGCATCCCAGCTTAGAGATAACTCCATCTCCGGGTCCTTCGTCGACCGCTGGCGGACCCGTTTTGCAAAACACTTCCCCGGAGAAACATAAGCTGAACATATTCAAGAAGGTGGCCAAAAAGGATACCTCCCCCGGAGCTCCACCCGTCACAAATCAAGGTCCCATCATTATAATCGACGATGATAAAAGCCCTCCCCACCAACCGCAATTTCCAGTAACGCCGATGAACAAGAAAAGGCTCCCGAAATCGACTGCTGGAAACTTCCCTTTCCAGGATACTCTCTCTTCGCCGGATTTGCCGTTTAACATCAGCATGAACTCTGCGGAACATTCCGGTATCGGGCTAATGTCCTCGTTTTCACGAGAATTTTCGCCCCCGAAAACCCCGTCCAACATGCCGAAAACGCCAGACATCAAGCTGCAGTCCAGTTCCAGTTCTAGTGCATCATGGATGAGTGATTCCGGCAAACTATCCGCAGGCCCCGGACAGCTGTTCggtgatttttcaaattttggcctGCCCGCTCCTGTAAAGGAAGAGAAAAAGAAACGGCAGCGACAAAAACAGCCTCGCGCCACAAACCCGAAAAAGGCTAAAAACGCTCAGTTGTTGAATGAACTAAGCTTACTGCAGCAGtttcaacaacaacagcaacatcaGCAACCTCCCGTGTCGGCTGCTGGCATTGATAAGAAACCTCTGCATGATGCAGTTTCTTCATACacaaaactactgaaccaaGCAATGCCATCGGGTCTGCTGTCGTCACAGGTTCGTAATCCCATGTTCGGTATGTTCCCGCTTCCATCGGGACCCGGTTTGATTCCCGAAAACCCGCTATTTAATCCATTCCCCGGTCAACCGTCTTTCTTCCCGACGGGACCGTTCGGAATGCCTGCAATACCGCCCCGTTTCGATATTGGAAATCTACTGCGTTACCCACGCCCACCTAAGCCCCAGACAACAGCGGACATCTACGACAATCTGGACCCGGAAACAAAACTTGCCCACACGCCACTGGATTTGCAGAAAAGCACCTGCAATGTTGCACCACTCGTGCCGCCATCGCTTCAAATCGAACCAATTACTTCTCTTAgttccaaaccaaatccaagtCGGCGACAAATGCCTAAGGATCGACCTTCTCCCATCCAACATCAGCCTCCGCCGCCGCCTCAGGAGCATTCTCTGAACCTGTCCACAAAAACCACCAACATCTGTAATCCCATGCCGGCTCAATCAGTCATCCAGAAATTTCCAATGTCCAAATCCATTGTCCCGCCGACCGTTCCAGTTTCCGCTCCGGCAGTACCACATATGCTTGGATCAAAAATGCTTGATTCTAATCTTCCGGGTATTCCACCAACAACCATCATACCAGCGGAACCAATGCAGCACTCACTGCCCCCAACGGTAATAACACCTGCTTTGAATCAACCGTTGGCCACAGTAGCACCAGCAACAGCATCTGTAGCACCGATTGCGCTAGGCGAAACGATTGTTATCGGTTCCGATTCGGACACCAACAGTCAATCAACCGTCACGATGGCCGCGATGGGTGCCGGCTCGGGGACCGACATCGGCAACAAGAAGGACAAATCAGAAAAACGTAAAAACAAGGAACACAAAAAGGACAAAAGGTTAAAAGAGGGCAAGATCAAGAAAAAGAAGGACAAAAAGGATAAAAACAAGAACCGTGATCGCGATCGGGAGAGGCCAAA ATCTTCCCATTCATTACACTCGGATGTACCGATGACCGATTCTGCACCGGTTGACACCAGTAGTGTACCGTCCGACGAACCAGGTCTGCAGGAACAACTCCGTAGGAaggagaaaaaagagaaaaagaaggaAAAGCTCAAAAAGGAAAAACGAAAAGCAAAGGAAAGGGTTTCTGCGGCCGCCGCCCTGGAAGGAACCGGGGGCTATCGTAGTGCAACACTCGACACTCTAGCGGGGGCTTCCTCTATTCCGGTGGGAACCGCGACTATGGTCAGCAGCTTGGAACCCCGTGACCACGGGGACGGTGCTGTTCCCAAACTGATGCTCAAATTAGGCTCCAGTGCCAATCCGTCTCCGCGGTCCAACACACCGGACGTCCCCTCGATGGATCTGGGCGGTTCGATGAAAGAGGAAAAATTAGAGGTCAAACGCGAAGCATCTCCGGAATTAGCACGCATATCGGCTCTGGTTACACGGCCTCCAAAATCCAAAACACCCGGTCCCAAGAGTAAGATCAAGGAAGAAGAAGGCACCAAGCTAACCAAATCGCTTGACCATTCCAGTAAGATGGGGGGGATGGCTGAGGTAGCTACTGTTAAACCGAGACCTCGAGGCATTCAACCGTTGCCCGATTCGATCGATTTGTTTTCCGTTACACCAAGTCATAATCTTTCAACCGGCCCTGGCTTCAAATCGGCACAGTCACACTCGATGTCGTCCACCTTAGGATCAGTAGGTGGGGATTCTACGCCACATTCATCAAGAAAGCTAACGAAAGAATCAAAATCATCGTCCAAATCGCATAGCCACAGTAGTAGTGGCGgggccagcagcagcagcagtcttTCCGTTAGCTTAGGCGTAACGATGCCCACGCCACTGAGTGCTCCTGTTAACGTAAAGGATGCCGACGGGAATGTGGTATGGATTTGCCCGGCATGCGGCCGCGTCGACGACGGAACGCCAATGATTGGTTGTGACGGTTGCGACGCCTGGTACCACTGGGTGTGCGTTGGTATTCAAGTCCCGCCCGATTCCAACGAGGACTGGTACTGTCGGGTTTGCATTGGCAAGAAGCAGGAATCGCACGGTGATGAAAAGCAGCGAAAACGAAAGAAGAAAGACAAGAAAAATCCTAAGGATTGA
- the LOC129727895 gene encoding 3-hydroxyacyl-CoA dehydrogenase type-2 isoform X3, whose protein sequence is MLKNAVALVTGGASGLGRATVERFARTGSKVLLCDLPTSKGDEVAKELGNNVVYVPVDVLSEQDVTNAVDLAKSKFGRLDVAVNCAGIAVAVKTYNFNKKVPHKLEDFQKVLLVNTAGTFNVIRLSAGLMGENEPNKDGQRGVIVNTASVAAFDGQIGQAAYAASKAAVVGMTLPIARDLSTQGIRICTIAPGLFKTPMLQALPEKVRAFLAKTIPFPQRLGEPSEYAQLVESIVENPLLNGEVIRLDGALRMMP, encoded by the exons ATGCTGAag AACGCGGTAGCTCTGGTGACTGGTGGCGCATCCGGCCTGGGACGTGCAACAGTGGAACGCTTCGCCCGGACTGGAAGTAAAGTGCTGCTCTGTGACTTGCCTACCTCTAAAGGTGACGAAGTTGCCAAAGAACTGGGGAACAATGTCGTCTACGTGCCGGTTGAT GTTCTCTCCGAGCAGGATGTTACCAACGCTGTGGATTTGGCAAAAAGCAAATTCGGTCGGTTGGATGTGGCAGTCAATTGTGCCGGTATAGCCGTTGCCGTCAAGACGTATAACTTCAACAAAAAAGTGCCTCACAAGCTGGAAGACTTTCAAAAAGTGCTGCTGGTTAACACAGCCGGAACGTTCAACGTGATTCGTCTATCAGCCGGTCTAATGGGTGAGAATGAACCCAACAAGGATGGACAACGTGGTGTGATCGTGAATACAGCCTCAGTGGCAGCATTCGATGGTCAAATTGGCCAGGCGGCGTATGCTGCTTCGAAAGCCGCAGTCGTCGGAATGACCCTTCCAATTGCTCGAGACTTAAGCACGCAGGGAATTCGCATCTGCACAATCGCGCCAGGGTTGTTCAAAACACCCATGCTGCAGGCTCTGCCGGAAAAGGTGCGCGCATTCCTGGCGAAAACCATTCCATTTCCTCAGCGTCTCGGGGAACCCTCGGAGTACGCTCAGTTGGTGGAATCAATTGTCGAAAATCCGCTACTCAACGGTGAGGTCATTCGTTTGGATGGCGCTCTGCGTATGATGCCTTAG
- the LOC129727895 gene encoding 3-hydroxyacyl-CoA dehydrogenase type-2 isoform X1 translates to MHPVRVIHPVLVLGHLEDRSIYRGMDQNAVALVTGGASGLGRATVERFARTGSKVLLCDLPTSKGDEVAKELGNNVVYVPVDVLSEQDVTNAVDLAKSKFGRLDVAVNCAGIAVAVKTYNFNKKVPHKLEDFQKVLLVNTAGTFNVIRLSAGLMGENEPNKDGQRGVIVNTASVAAFDGQIGQAAYAASKAAVVGMTLPIARDLSTQGIRICTIAPGLFKTPMLQALPEKVRAFLAKTIPFPQRLGEPSEYAQLVESIVENPLLNGEVIRLDGALRMMP, encoded by the exons ATGCATCCGGTCCGGGTAATCCATCCGGTCCTGGTTCTGGGGCACCTGGAGGACAGGAGTATCTACCGTGGAATGGATCAG AACGCGGTAGCTCTGGTGACTGGTGGCGCATCCGGCCTGGGACGTGCAACAGTGGAACGCTTCGCCCGGACTGGAAGTAAAGTGCTGCTCTGTGACTTGCCTACCTCTAAAGGTGACGAAGTTGCCAAAGAACTGGGGAACAATGTCGTCTACGTGCCGGTTGAT GTTCTCTCCGAGCAGGATGTTACCAACGCTGTGGATTTGGCAAAAAGCAAATTCGGTCGGTTGGATGTGGCAGTCAATTGTGCCGGTATAGCCGTTGCCGTCAAGACGTATAACTTCAACAAAAAAGTGCCTCACAAGCTGGAAGACTTTCAAAAAGTGCTGCTGGTTAACACAGCCGGAACGTTCAACGTGATTCGTCTATCAGCCGGTCTAATGGGTGAGAATGAACCCAACAAGGATGGACAACGTGGTGTGATCGTGAATACAGCCTCAGTGGCAGCATTCGATGGTCAAATTGGCCAGGCGGCGTATGCTGCTTCGAAAGCCGCAGTCGTCGGAATGACCCTTCCAATTGCTCGAGACTTAAGCACGCAGGGAATTCGCATCTGCACAATCGCGCCAGGGTTGTTCAAAACACCCATGCTGCAGGCTCTGCCGGAAAAGGTGCGCGCATTCCTGGCGAAAACCATTCCATTTCCTCAGCGTCTCGGGGAACCCTCGGAGTACGCTCAGTTGGTGGAATCAATTGTCGAAAATCCGCTACTCAACGGTGAGGTCATTCGTTTGGATGGCGCTCTGCGTATGATGCCTTAG
- the LOC129727895 gene encoding 3-hydroxyacyl-CoA dehydrogenase type-2 isoform X2 → MEVRDNAVALVTGGASGLGRATVERFARTGSKVLLCDLPTSKGDEVAKELGNNVVYVPVDVLSEQDVTNAVDLAKSKFGRLDVAVNCAGIAVAVKTYNFNKKVPHKLEDFQKVLLVNTAGTFNVIRLSAGLMGENEPNKDGQRGVIVNTASVAAFDGQIGQAAYAASKAAVVGMTLPIARDLSTQGIRICTIAPGLFKTPMLQALPEKVRAFLAKTIPFPQRLGEPSEYAQLVESIVENPLLNGEVIRLDGALRMMP, encoded by the exons ATGGAAGTGCGAGAT AACGCGGTAGCTCTGGTGACTGGTGGCGCATCCGGCCTGGGACGTGCAACAGTGGAACGCTTCGCCCGGACTGGAAGTAAAGTGCTGCTCTGTGACTTGCCTACCTCTAAAGGTGACGAAGTTGCCAAAGAACTGGGGAACAATGTCGTCTACGTGCCGGTTGAT GTTCTCTCCGAGCAGGATGTTACCAACGCTGTGGATTTGGCAAAAAGCAAATTCGGTCGGTTGGATGTGGCAGTCAATTGTGCCGGTATAGCCGTTGCCGTCAAGACGTATAACTTCAACAAAAAAGTGCCTCACAAGCTGGAAGACTTTCAAAAAGTGCTGCTGGTTAACACAGCCGGAACGTTCAACGTGATTCGTCTATCAGCCGGTCTAATGGGTGAGAATGAACCCAACAAGGATGGACAACGTGGTGTGATCGTGAATACAGCCTCAGTGGCAGCATTCGATGGTCAAATTGGCCAGGCGGCGTATGCTGCTTCGAAAGCCGCAGTCGTCGGAATGACCCTTCCAATTGCTCGAGACTTAAGCACGCAGGGAATTCGCATCTGCACAATCGCGCCAGGGTTGTTCAAAACACCCATGCTGCAGGCTCTGCCGGAAAAGGTGCGCGCATTCCTGGCGAAAACCATTCCATTTCCTCAGCGTCTCGGGGAACCCTCGGAGTACGCTCAGTTGGTGGAATCAATTGTCGAAAATCCGCTACTCAACGGTGAGGTCATTCGTTTGGATGGCGCTCTGCGTATGATGCCTTAG